The Rhodoferax potami genome includes a region encoding these proteins:
- a CDS encoding plasmid pRiA4b ORF-3 family protein yields MTAQLFKLPAKSRSRSTKSYQLRVELKGVKPAVWRRIAVPSTIKLSRLHHILLAVMGWQGGHLHEFNFVDAIYGDADEELESGVEDESRVSLVKALAGSASFTWVYDYGDFWAHKVKLERIVDLGVPLETAMCITGANACPPEDIGGAPGYEEFLEAIRDPQHPEHQSMMDHCGGKFDPREFDPMQAQERLDVISI; encoded by the coding sequence ATGACTGCACAGCTTTTTAAACTCCCTGCAAAGTCCCGTTCCCGGTCCACGAAGTCCTACCAACTCCGGGTGGAACTCAAAGGCGTAAAGCCTGCCGTGTGGCGACGTATCGCCGTTCCCAGCACCATCAAGCTCTCCAGGCTGCATCACATCCTGTTGGCGGTGATGGGCTGGCAGGGTGGGCACCTGCATGAATTCAACTTCGTTGACGCGATTTATGGTGATGCAGACGAGGAACTGGAATCCGGCGTGGAGGATGAGTCCCGCGTATCCCTGGTGAAAGCCCTGGCAGGTTCAGCTTCATTCACCTGGGTCTATGACTATGGCGACTTCTGGGCCCATAAGGTCAAACTGGAGCGCATCGTGGATCTGGGTGTGCCACTGGAAACGGCAATGTGCATCACCGGTGCAAACGCCTGCCCACCAGAGGACATTGGCGGTGCACCAGGCTATGAAGAATTCCTGGAAGCCATCCGTGACCCACAGCACCCGGAACACCAGTCCATGATGGATCACTGTGGTGGGAAATTCGATCCCCGTGAGTTTGACCCG
- the tnpB gene encoding IS66 family insertion sequence element accessory protein TnpB (TnpB, as the term is used for proteins encoded by IS66 family insertion elements, is considered an accessory protein, since TnpC, encoded by a neighboring gene, is a DDE family transposase.), with protein sequence MIGLPAGTRIWLAAGLTDMRRGFDGLAALAQGALEQDPFSGHVFVFRGRRGDLVKLLWWDGQGLCLFAKRLEKGRFIWPQALSGSVVLTPAQLSMLLEGIDWRMPVRTTQPTLAM encoded by the coding sequence ATGATTGGCTTGCCCGCGGGAACGCGGATTTGGCTGGCTGCAGGCCTCACCGACATGCGTCGTGGCTTTGATGGTCTGGCCGCCCTTGCGCAAGGCGCCCTGGAACAAGATCCTTTTAGCGGCCATGTCTTTGTGTTCCGGGGGCGGCGCGGTGACCTCGTGAAGTTACTCTGGTGGGATGGACAGGGCTTGTGCCTGTTTGCCAAGCGGCTGGAAAAAGGCCGCTTCATATGGCCACAGGCGTTGAGTGGCTCAGTGGTGCTGACACCGGCACAACTGTCCATGCTGCTCGAAGGAATTGACTGGCGAATGCCGGTTCGCACGACCCAACCGACGCTCGCAATGTAG
- the tnpA gene encoding IS66-like element accessory protein TnpA yields the protein MQELNLSPVITTKRRHSAAFKRKILELVEQPGASVAAVALEHGVNANLVFKWRKAKLDRRRPPRAMHLPVLLPVSVDPQESPLTVPTPEPERSARKEGVIEVEIGGARVLLRGCVDPVNVRSVLLALRDCA from the coding sequence ATGCAAGAGTTGAATTTGTCCCCGGTCATTACTACAAAGCGCAGGCACAGTGCTGCCTTCAAGCGCAAGATTCTTGAGCTGGTCGAGCAACCTGGCGCGTCGGTGGCCGCAGTGGCGCTGGAGCATGGCGTCAATGCCAACTTGGTATTCAAGTGGCGCAAGGCCAAACTTGATCGCAGGCGTCCTCCGCGGGCGATGCATCTACCAGTGCTGCTGCCGGTGTCCGTTGATCCTCAAGAATCGCCTTTAACGGTGCCGACACCTGAGCCCGAAAGATCTGCGCGTAAAGAGGGTGTCATTGAGGTCGAAATTGGTGGTGCCCGCGTGCTGTTGCGTGGCTGCGTTGATCCGGTCAATGTGCGCAGCGTCCTGTTGGCACTTCGGGATTGCGCATGA